In Nomia melanderi isolate GNS246 chromosome 4, iyNomMela1, whole genome shotgun sequence, the following are encoded in one genomic region:
- the LOC116425233 gene encoding uncharacterized protein LOC116425233: protein MPSTKTRIAIIGGGAAGLLVARHAATKLDTYSLTVFEQTDQIGGTWVYTDEIDIDKHGLPIHSSMYKNLRTNLPREIMQIPDFPMKQQEGSSFVHHSVIRKYLCDYAKHFNLHPYIKLNTVVKHVKPETLRNGQTIWLVTYKDLETKVEATKTFDAVVVCNGHYTVGHIPHIPGIETFPGGKIHSHQYRIPDMYAGKKVCILGASWSGIDIAIEVSQYASKIYLSHNLSEPVDSKMCKNVEQRPGIQSIQGKKFIFRDGSSAEVDNFIYCTGYKFTYPFMSSKVEMRTDDNHVEPIYKHLVHMDYPNLFVMGLAGLVIPFPTYHLQAQYILGILEGRVQLPSPKQMREEYEAEKTALLNQGIPLRHITKLNERQWAYYDELAASINIPSFPPVIKKIYDHSNQMREKDFTTYKNQQYCIIDDENFVVCYCKPC from the exons ATGCCAAGTACCAAGACAAGAATCGCCATAATCGGTGGTGGTGCAGCAGGATTGTTGGTAGCCCGTCATGCAGCCACTAAGTTGGACACTTACAGCCTCACTGTATTCGAGCAAACCGATCAAATAGGCGGAACTTGGGTCTACACCGACGAAATTGACATCGATAAACATGGATTACCGATTCATAGTAGCATGTACAAAAACTTGAG AACGAATCTTCCCCGGGAAATTATGCAAATACCTGACTTTCCAATGAAGCAGCAAGAAGGATCGTCGTTTGTTCATCATTCTGTGATTCGAAAGTACCTGTGCGATTAtgcaaaacattttaatttgcatCCCTATATAAAG TTAAATACTGTTGTGAAACATGTAAAACCGGAAACATTGCGAAACGGGCAAACAATATGGCTGGTTACTTATAAAGACTTGGAAACTAAAGTGGAGGCTACCAAAACGTTTGACGCCGTGGTTGTCTGCAATGGTCATTACACTGTGGGTCACATTCCGCATATTCCGGGCATCGAAACTTTTCCCGGAGGAAAAATACACAGTCACCAGTACAGAATTCCAGATATGTACGCTGGAAAGAAAGTTTGCATCCTCGGTGCGTCTTGGTCCGGCATCGACATCGCAATTGAGGTCTCGCAATACGCCAGCAAG ATATATCTGAGTCACAATTTATCAGAACCGGTGGATTCGAAAATGTGTAAAAACGTGGAACAGCGACCAGGAATCCAATCTATTCAAGGAAAGAAATTTATCTTCCGTGACGGTTCCTCGGCTGAAGTAGATAACTTCATATATTGTACAG GATATAAATTTACGTATCCCTTTATGTCATCTAAAGTTGAGATGCGTACGGACGACAATCATGTAGAAccaatttacaaacatttagtGCACATGGATTATCCGAATCTATTTGTGATGGGATTAGCGGGGCTTGTAATACCCTTCCCGACGTACCATTTACAGGCTCAATACATCCTCGGTATTCTAGAAGGTCGCGTGCAATTGCCGTCCCCTAAGCAAATGCGTGAAGAATACGAAGCTGAGAAGACAGCTTTGCTTAATCAGGGTATACCT CTACGACATAtcacaaaattaaatgaaagacAATGGGCATATTATGATGAACTCGCTGCGAGTATAAACATTCCAAGCTTTCCACCAGTGATCAAGAAAATTTACGATCATTCCAATCAGATGCGTGAAAAAGACTTTACCACGTACAAAAACCAACAATATTGCATAATTGACGATGAAAATTTTGTAGTGTGTTACTGTAAACCTTGTTAA